A single window of Salvia splendens isolate huo1 chromosome 8, SspV2, whole genome shotgun sequence DNA harbors:
- the LOC121743598 gene encoding uncharacterized protein LOC121743598 — MGKSIRSKREKRLRSIRREMVEPIYDKKDAAKLAIQEAALAAPKLPVKPTRADDDASASFAAMEVETPADDNQSSKFLKPIGKKLKKKIKIAKKKFHGKGKIRRKNV, encoded by the coding sequence ATGGGGAAATCGATCAGATCGAAGAGGGAGAAGAGGCTGAGGTCGATTAGGAGAGAGATGGTCGAGCCTATTTACGACAAGAAGGACGCCGCCAAGCTAGCCATCCAGGAGGCTGCCCTCGCCGCTCCCAAGCTTCCTGTTAAACCCACTCGCGCCGACGACGATGCCTCCGCCTCTTTCGCCGCCATGGAAGTCGAGACTCCTGCTGATGATAATCAGAGCTCCAAATTCCTCAAGCCTATTGGAAAGAAGCTCAAGAAGAAGATTAAGATTGCCAAGAAGAAGTTCCACGGCAAGGGAAAAATCAGAAGGAAAAACGTATAA
- the LOC121743096 gene encoding uncharacterized protein LOC121743096 gives MEKRQGFFSALKEEVARGLSPARSLTRVASPMSGIFRRKKVGSSNPEPPLIARSSSLRPALAPLMEGPDPNGADIVGSKRAGSGLGQWVRGQLSRNPSLAAVSESGGGNKASDLRLLLGVMGAPLAPVHVSTIDPLPHLSVKDTPIETCSAQYILQQYTAASGGHKTHSLIKNAYTLGKVKMIASEFERATKVVKNRNAGRAAESGSFVLWQMNPDMWYVELAVGGSKVHAGSNGKLVWRRTPWLGAHTAKGPVRPLRRTLQGLDPWTTAAMFVNAVCIGEKSVNGDKCFILKVAADQHTLKGRSEGPAEIIRHVLFGYFSQRTGLLVQMEDSHLTRIQSNGREAVYWETTTNSYMDDYRSVEGVMVAHSGHSVVTLFRFGETAMSHTKTRMEEAWAIEEVAFNVPGLSVECFIPPAEMRSAEEDMGSVVWEVEY, from the exons ATGGAGAAGAGACAAGGCTTCTTTTCGGCTCTGAAAGAGGAGGTGGCGCGCGGCTTATCTCCGGCGAGGTCTCTGACCCGGGTCGCTTCGCCAATGTCGGGCATTTTCCGCCGGAAGAAGGTCGGCTCGAGTAATCCTGAGCCGCCGCTGATTGCGAGATCGAGCAGCCTGAGGCCGGCTCTGGCGCCGCTGATGGAGGGCCCGGATCCGAATGGAGCGGACATTGTCGGGTCGAAGCGTGCGGGATCCGGCCTGGGGCAGTGGGTCCGGGGCCAGCTCAGCCGCAATCCTTCGCTTGCCGCCGTTAGTGAGAGTGGGGGTGGGAATAAGGCGTCTGATTTGAGGCTTCTGCTTGGGGTTATGGGTGCGCCGCTCGCGCCGGTGCACGTTAGCACCATTGATCCTTTGCCTCACCTCAGTGTTAAAGATACTCCAATT GAGACTTGTTCAGCACAGTACATTTTGCAGCAATACACAGCAGCTTCAGGAGGGCACAAAACTCATAGCTTGATCAAGAATGCTTACACGCTGGGGAAGGTAAAGATGATTGCCTCGGAGTTCGAGAGAGCGACCAAGGTGGTGAAGAACAGGAATGCCGGGAGAGCTGCTGAGTCGGGCAGCTTCGTCCTCTGGCAGATGAACCCGGATATGTGGTACGTTGAGCTGGCAGTCGGGGGGAGCAAAGTTCACGCTGGCAGCAACGGAAAGCTCGTGTGGAGGCGCACCCCATGGCTCGGTGCACACACTGCAAAAGGCCCTGTTAGGCCCCTGCGCCGCACCCTTCAG GGGCTTGATCCGTGGACCACGGCCGCTATGTTTGTGAACGCAGTGTGCATTGGGGAGAAGAGTGTGAACGGGGACAAGTGCTTCATCCTCAAGGTCGCTGCTGATCAGCATACCCTCAAGGGGAGGAGCGAAGGGCCGGCTGAGATCATCAGGCACGTGCTGTTCGGGTACTTCAGCCAGAGGACGGGGCTGCTCGTACAGATGGAGGACTCCCATCTCACGCGAATCCAGTCCAATGGCAGGGAGGCCGTGTACTGGGAGACCACCACCAACTCGTACATGGATGACTACCGGTCTGTTGAAGGAGTCATGGTTGCTCACTCGGGCCACTCTGTTGTCACCCTTTTTAGGTTTGGGGAGACGGCGATGAGCCACACCAAGACCAGGATGGAGGAGGCATGGGCGATTGAGGAGGTGGCCTTCAATGTTCCGGGGCTCTCGGTGGAGTGCTTCATCCCACCTGCTGAGATGAGGTCGGCCGAGGAAGACATGGGAAGTGTAGTGTGGGAGGTAGAATATTGA
- the LOC121742988 gene encoding upstream activation factor subunit spp27-like has product MAVSSGVFSSVFVAQPASFVNPSPVAVVMRAPAKLPLRSLSITAASKQATETETETKKREPRGIMKPRRVSPEMQAFLGGVAEIPRTQALKEIWAYIKAQNLQDPANKKVIICDENLKTIFAGKDRVGFLEIAGLISPHFLK; this is encoded by the exons ATGGCGGTGTCTTCGGGCGTCTTCTCGAGTGTTTTCGTGGCTCAACCGGCGTCGTTCGTCAACCCTTCTCCCGTCGCCGTCGTCATGCGCGCGCCGGCTAAGCTTCCACTGCGCTCGCTTTCTATCACCGCGGCGTCGAAACAGGCGACGGAGACGGAGACTGAGACGAAGAAGCGGGAGCCGAGGGGAATTATGAAGCCGCGGAGAGTGTCGCCGGAAATGCAGGCGTTCCTCGGCGGCGTGGCTGAGATTCCCCGCACTCAAGCACTTAAAGAGATTTGGGCTTACATCAAGGCGCAAAACCTTCAG GACCCGGCCAACAAGAAGGTGATCATCTGTGACGAGAACCTGAAAACGATTTTCGCTGGGAAGGATCGCGTTGGGTTCCTTGAGATTGCCGGGTTGATCAGCCCTCACTTTCTCAAGTGA
- the LOC121743860 gene encoding zinc finger SWIM domain-containing protein 7-like, which produces MSISNLVAESIWQDIEATHSVSDDQLSTLNFIFGKNFERATRIFDQGGVKRISGQSSGRSIFQVVGESRKKEEYLCFPEHYCSCYSFFYDVINRGEELCCKHQLAARLAASTRTCVDVKVSDEELALLLSKL; this is translated from the exons ATGAGCATTTCTAATTTGGTAGCGGAATCTATTTGGCAAGATATTGAAGCAACTCATTCAG TGAGCGATGATCAGCTATCAAC attgaattttatattcGGTAAGAATTTTGAGAGAGCAACCAGGATTTTTGATCAAGGCGGAGTAAAGAGGATTTCTGGTCAGTCCAGTGGCCGATCCATCTTTCAG GTTGTAGGAGAATCGAGGAAAAAAGAGGAATATCTTTGCTTCCCGGAACACTATTGTAGTTGCTATTCATTCTTCTATGATGTTATCAACAGAGGGGAAGAGCTGTGT TGTAAGCATCAACTAGCTGCAAGGCTAGCTGCCTCAACTCGGACATGCGTCGACGTTAAGGTTTCCGACGAGGAACTGGCACTGCTGCTGTCCAAGCTCTAA
- the LOC121743629 gene encoding PXMP2/4 family protein 4-like, which produces MAAAATFLLRHRQSLLRSPKLARSSHSLPDPPKKIGSPLAHQLQQSKWLARFPHSISRKCKDFEFSSPSAISSNRTSSPPRFGFVSWYLGMVKTRPVATKTVTAALIYTAADLSSQTIVSIVGGSGEGYDLAKTLRMAGYGMLIVGPSLHFWFNFVSRVFPKRDLLSTFAKMALGQTVYGPTVTALFFSVNAGLQGESGSEIVARLKRDMAPTLLRGVMYWPICDFITFKFVPVHLQPLVTNSFSYLWTIYLTYRAGLEKVDEVGV; this is translated from the exons ATGGCCGCCGCCGCGACTTTCCTCCTCCGCCACCGCCAATCCCTCCTCCGTTCTCCTAAACTCGCTCGCTCGAGCCACTCCCTACCCGATCCCCCGAAGAAAATCGGCAGCCCTCTCGCCCACCAACTCCAGCAATCAAAATGGCTCGCCCGTTTCCCCCATTCCATCTCTCGCAAATGCAAGGACTTCGAATTCTCCTCTCCCAGCGCCATATCCTCCAATCGGACTTCCTCTCCGCCGAGATTCGGGTTTGTCAGCTGGTATTTGGGCATGGTCAAAACCCGACCCGTCGCGACCAAAACCGTCACGGCTGCTCTCATCTACACCGCCGCCGATTTGTCGTCTCAG ACGATTGTGTCGATTGTGGGGGGAAGTGGAGAGGGGTATGATTTGGCGAAGACTCTGAGAATGGCTGGGTATGGAATGCTGATAGTGGGGCCTTCTTTGCATTTTTGGTTCAATTTCGTGTCGCGAGTGTTTCCGAAGCGTGATCTTTTGTCGACGTTTGCGAAAATGGCGTTGGGGCAGACTGTGTATGGCCCTACTGTCACTGCTTTGTTCTTCTCTGTTAATGCTGGTTTACAAG GCGAGAGTGGATCCGAGATTGTTGCTAGGTTGAAACGCGATATGGCCCCCACGTTACTTAGAGGTGTGATGTACTGGCCGATATGTGATTTCATCACATTCAAATTTGTGCCTGTTCATTTACAG CCTCTGGTGACCAACTCATTCTCGTATCTGTGGACAATCTACCTGACCTATAGGGCAGGTTTAGAAAAAGTCGACGAGGTGGGAGTTTGA
- the LOC121745641 gene encoding uncharacterized protein LOC121745641 — protein sequence MKMVASSHVNRIDTIQLKELLFEKIGHQRGQTYFDQLQRFLCSKLSKADFDKSCIETIGRENLPIHNRLIRSIIQNACQAKTPPQKARKVDALGVKVANGHPKNHLQSIYGDAFPHSPRKCRSPINRKFRDRPSPLGPLGKSPSLTYEETVSRIQEQQSAAELQTLSGRPPTAAASVEDGEEVEQRAMIPVPHRWSSITAPLGVSLDLGGVCKASHSCPSCQTNGELPDTRSLGRRLQKKLASEGVGITLDGANLLNKGLDVYLKKMISQCIGVAGSRGVDPLTLARHSNGKRRMQPYNASVLDFRVAMQSNPSVIGENWSTQLEKLCNHGLQ from the coding sequence ATGAAAATGGTGGCCAGCAGTCATGTTAATCGAATCGACACAATACAGCTGAAAGAGCTTCTTTTTGAAAAGATCGGGCACCAAAGAGGCCAGACCTACTTCGATCAGCTGCAGAGATTTCTGTGTTCGAAGCTGAGCAAGGCTGACTTTGATAAGAGCTGCATAGAGACGATTGGGAGGGAGAATCTCCCCATTCATAATCGTCTCATCCGATCCATCATCCAGAATGCTTGTCAGGCTAAAACCCCGCCTCAAAAAGCTCGAAAAGTTGACGCCCTTGGTGTCAAAGTTGCCAATGGCCACCCGAAGAATCATCTTCAATCTATTTATGGAGACGCATTCCCTCACTCTCCTCGCAAATGCAGGTCTCCGATCAATCGCAAGTTTCGTGATCGCCCTAGCCCTCTTGGCCCGTTGGGCAAGAGTCCTAGTCTCACGTATGAAGAAACTGTTTCGAGGATACAAGAGCAGCAAAGTGCAGCAGAGTTGCAGACTCTCTCCGGCAGGCCTCCAACAGCCGCTGCATCAGTTGAAGATGGGGAGGAGGTCGAACAGCGTGCCATGATCCCCGTTCCTCACAGATGGAGTTCTATCACTGCTCCTCTTGGTGTTTCACTCGACTTGGGTGGTGTCTGCAAAGCGTCCCATTCTTGCCCGTCTTGTCAAACCAATGGTGAATTGCCCGATACAAGATCATTGGGGCGTCGTTTGCAGAAGAAGTTGGCATCGGAGGGAGTTGGAATTACACTAGACGGCGCTAACCTGTTGAATAAAGGTCTAGATGTGTATCTGAAGAAAATGATTTCACAATGTATAGGTGTTGCTGGATCACGAGGCGTGGATCCTCTCACTCTAGCGAGACATTCAAATGGAAAGAGGAGAATGCAACCGTATAATGCAAGTGTGTTGGATTTTCGGGTAGCCATGCAGTCGAATCCATCCGTAATCGGGGAAAATTGGTCCACGCAGCTTGAGAAGTTATGCAACCATGGCTTACAATAA
- the LOC121743564 gene encoding histone deacetylase 6-like, translated as MAQQSSSSSSSSVMMVELDDGFLLDGSESGWVEARIHCDHLASLSSDLLHIPTPDTPCHRCQHPNENWLCLCCKDVLCSRFVNKHMLEHYQQTNHNLALSYSDLSVWCFSCDTYLNAQVMQPLHAAYETAYILKFGSAPPYRAIERVQTVGTEANASTGN; from the exons ATGGCGCAGCAGAGCTCATCTTCATCGTCTTCCTCTGTGATGATGGTTGAATTAGACGATGGGTTCTTATTGGACGGATCGGAATCTGGGTGGGTGGAGGCACGAATTCACTGTGACCATCTCGCTTCCCTGTCGTCCGATCTCCTACACATTCCAACCCCCGACACTCCATGCCACAG GTGTCAGCATCCAAACGAGAACTGGCTATGCTTATGCTGCAAGGATGTTCTCTGTAGCCGATTTGTGAACAAGCACATGCTAGAGCACTATCAACAGACAAATCATAACTTGGCTTTGAGCTACAG TGATCTATCGGTCTGGTGTTTCTCTTGTGATACTTATCTCAATGCTCAAGTAATGCAGCCATTACACGCGGCTTATGAAACTGCATACATACTGAAGTTTGGTAGCGCCCCACCATACCGAGCAATTGAGCGGGTGCAGACAGTAGGTACGGAAGCAAACGCCTCAACTGGCAATTGA